A stretch of the Filimonas lacunae genome encodes the following:
- a CDS encoding DEAD/DEAH box helicase, with amino-acid sequence MFAINGPPGTGKTTLLQSVVANMIVDSAIKGGAPAIILTCSTNNQAVTNIIDSFSKSNTQEGALQGRWLPDIQGYATYLPSALKSEQELKGINYKKLNGEGIFSKIENHTYLGEAKDYFLEKGKNYFNGPLQNTHDIISLLQEEIQKIQASIKLAGELWQKFTAVESDFHHLYCHENTEKDRYYKSGILDEAAFEIDIPILTTLEKEVIHYFKNESFFRKLFCFLNIKSALRKRAAELKIILRYSHIPVINNFQFTQHEILEQIGEKIRFAKRAIKEMKEWKSWKQQHHIKGDPPVNEKAYWDKEYIKIEGLRKNDPVQSRPNCFFDELDISLRHKAFQLALHYWEGRWLLKLEEDLASDIFTGNNEEKARNRWTRQAMITPCFVSTFYMAPNFFTSSRFLQKSDNGISLFDNPPLYEFIDLLIVDEAGQVSPEVGIATFALARKAAIVGDVKQIEPVWNITNKIDVGNLKRGGLIKDYDDLIYEKEFDPKGFLASTGSIMKMAQNACCYQEDGLSEKGVLLIEHRRCYDEIISYCNVLAYNGLLKPLKGKSSKANLFPPMYCIHVEGHSNIAGTSRSNMNEVNAIVYWLNKNRQIIENKYGKPELAIGIITPFTGQKAALSKALKQAGFDTSLIKLGTVHALQGAERPVILFSMVYGPGDAGVMFFDRDNKPNMLNVAVSRAQDSFIVFANTAILNKSARTPSGILANHLVYSNANNHL; translated from the coding sequence GTGTTTGCTATTAACGGACCGCCAGGAACAGGTAAAACCACTTTATTGCAAAGCGTTGTAGCAAACATGATTGTTGACAGTGCTATTAAAGGTGGCGCCCCTGCCATTATATTAACATGCTCTACAAATAACCAGGCTGTTACAAATATCATTGACAGTTTTTCCAAATCCAATACCCAGGAGGGAGCATTACAAGGCAGATGGCTACCCGATATTCAGGGCTATGCCACCTATTTGCCATCTGCCCTGAAATCAGAACAGGAATTAAAAGGAATAAATTATAAGAAGCTGAATGGTGAGGGCATTTTCAGTAAAATAGAAAACCATACCTATTTAGGTGAAGCAAAAGACTATTTCCTTGAAAAAGGTAAAAACTACTTTAATGGTCCATTACAAAATACCCATGACATAATAAGTCTATTACAAGAAGAAATACAAAAAATACAAGCCTCCATAAAACTCGCCGGAGAGCTTTGGCAGAAGTTTACAGCAGTTGAAAGCGATTTCCATCACTTATACTGTCATGAAAACACTGAAAAGGACAGGTACTATAAAAGCGGTATTCTAGATGAAGCAGCTTTTGAAATAGATATACCGATCCTTACTACTTTAGAAAAAGAGGTGATCCATTATTTCAAAAACGAGTCATTCTTTCGTAAGCTTTTCTGCTTTTTAAATATAAAATCAGCATTAAGAAAGCGGGCCGCCGAGTTAAAGATCATTCTGCGGTACTCGCATATTCCCGTTATCAACAATTTCCAGTTTACTCAACATGAAATATTAGAACAGATAGGAGAAAAGATACGTTTTGCTAAAAGGGCAATCAAAGAGATGAAAGAATGGAAAAGCTGGAAACAACAACATCATATAAAAGGCGATCCTCCTGTAAATGAAAAGGCATATTGGGACAAAGAATATATTAAAATTGAAGGACTCCGAAAAAACGATCCGGTACAATCCAGACCGAACTGTTTTTTTGATGAATTGGACATTTCTTTAAGACATAAAGCATTTCAACTGGCGCTACATTATTGGGAAGGCAGATGGTTGCTAAAATTAGAAGAAGATTTAGCCTCTGATATTTTTACTGGTAACAATGAGGAGAAGGCCAGGAACAGATGGACGCGTCAAGCTATGATCACTCCCTGCTTTGTAAGCACTTTTTACATGGCGCCTAATTTTTTTACTTCTTCCAGGTTTCTTCAAAAGTCAGACAATGGTATTTCCCTATTCGACAATCCCCCACTTTACGAGTTTATTGACCTGTTGATTGTTGATGAAGCAGGACAGGTTTCGCCAGAAGTAGGCATAGCCACTTTTGCTTTAGCCCGAAAAGCAGCTATCGTAGGGGATGTAAAACAGATTGAACCTGTTTGGAACATCACAAACAAAATAGATGTTGGCAATCTAAAACGGGGCGGATTGATTAAAGATTACGATGACCTTATCTACGAAAAGGAATTCGACCCCAAAGGCTTCCTGGCCTCAACAGGCAGTATTATGAAAATGGCTCAAAATGCTTGTTGTTACCAGGAAGACGGGCTATCTGAAAAAGGAGTATTACTAATAGAACACAGGCGCTGTTATGATGAAATTATCAGTTACTGTAATGTACTTGCTTACAATGGCCTGCTAAAGCCACTCAAAGGCAAAAGCAGCAAGGCTAATTTATTCCCGCCTATGTATTGTATACATGTAGAAGGCCATTCCAATATTGCCGGCACCAGCAGAAGCAATATGAATGAAGTAAACGCCATTGTATACTGGTTAAATAAGAACAGGCAGATAATTGAGAATAAATATGGCAAACCGGAGCTGGCAATCGGCATTATCACACCATTCACAGGACAGAAGGCCGCTTTATCTAAAGCGCTGAAACAGGCAGGCTTTGATACATCATTAATAAAACTGGGAACAGTACATGCTCTCCAGGGAGCTGAACGGCCTGTCATTTTATTTTCGATGGTGTATGGTCCGGGAGATGCCGGCGTTATGTTTTTTGATCGTGATAATAAGCCTAATATGCTTAATGTAGCTGTATCAAGAGCACAGGATAGTTTTATTGTATTTGCAAATACAGCTATACTTAATAAAAGCGCCAGAACGCCATCTGGCATTCTGGCTAATCACCTGGTTTACTCAAATGCAAACAACCATTTATAA
- a CDS encoding Crp/Fnr family transcriptional regulator, with amino-acid sequence METTDAAGYLKSIVAPFAGLTEADVSVSLSFWRKRDIIKGDFYNKQNVVCKDLGIVVKGIFRVYYYDPETSEEKNVFFFSEGQFIVSFRSFIYEYPCNYYIEALEDAEILYVSYPDLQNLYKNHKSWERFGRILAEHFFNQSQGRTEELLFLTHEQRYLNLLKQHPNIVQRVASFHLASFLGIKNPSLSRIKKRIQEGRK; translated from the coding sequence ATGGAAACAACAGATGCAGCTGGTTATTTAAAAAGCATAGTAGCCCCTTTTGCAGGACTAACGGAAGCGGATGTTTCTGTTAGTCTTTCTTTCTGGCGTAAAAGAGATATTATAAAAGGAGACTTTTACAACAAACAGAATGTGGTTTGTAAGGATTTGGGTATAGTGGTAAAAGGTATTTTCCGGGTATATTACTACGATCCGGAAACAAGCGAGGAAAAGAATGTGTTCTTTTTTTCAGAAGGGCAGTTTATTGTATCCTTCCGTAGCTTCATTTATGAATATCCCTGCAACTATTATATTGAAGCTTTGGAAGATGCAGAGATCTTGTATGTTTCTTACCCTGATCTGCAAAACCTTTATAAAAATCATAAGTCCTGGGAACGCTTTGGCAGAATACTGGCAGAGCATTTTTTTAACCAGTCGCAGGGACGTACAGAAGAGTTATTGTTTCTCACACACGAACAGCGTTACCTGAACCTGCTAAAGCAGCATCCTAACATTGTACAACGGGTAGCATCTTTTCATCTCGCTTCTTTTCTGGGTATTAAAAATCCCTCGTTGAGCAGGATTAAAAAGAGGATACAGGAGGGGCGGAAATAA